From the Vibrio metoecus genome, one window contains:
- a CDS encoding YagK/YfjJ domain-containing protein: protein MRARILLHPTKSKLALYRHGDQVYQIFHRATGVDQNILQSSFDLAKSWRNHYSKFCGVILQLHQNQPSDNNQQLSTFLIKLMQALQKHYNTPNIGYFWIREHSGRDKQHYHLAVFISGHCCQHSGTIDTLANTLWKQQDERNFSYQVKNRIYKVNRYGFDKEWPSLLTRLSYFAKNDTKSRSPSRNSYGRSQLLKTTTQAKTLKNAKVISSSDHFY from the coding sequence ATGAGAGCTCGCATCCTTCTTCACCCGACTAAATCCAAACTAGCGCTTTACCGTCACGGTGATCAGGTGTATCAAATTTTCCACCGCGCAACAGGTGTTGATCAAAACATCCTCCAATCCAGTTTTGATTTGGCAAAAAGTTGGAGAAATCACTATTCCAAGTTTTGCGGGGTCATCCTACAACTTCACCAGAATCAGCCCAGTGACAACAACCAGCAATTAAGCACATTCCTCATCAAGCTGATGCAAGCTTTGCAGAAACATTACAACACGCCCAATATCGGTTACTTCTGGATTCGTGAACATAGTGGCAGGGATAAACAACACTATCATCTGGCCGTATTTATCAGTGGTCATTGCTGCCAGCACAGCGGCACCATAGATACACTCGCCAACACACTTTGGAAGCAGCAAGACGAGCGCAATTTTAGTTATCAGGTCAAAAATAGAATCTACAAAGTTAATCGCTATGGCTTCGATAAGGAATGGCCATCCCTGCTAACTCGACTAAGCTACTTCGCCAAAAACGACACCAAAAGCCGCAGCCCTTCGCGAAATAGCTACGGTCGCAGCCAGCTTTTGAAAACGACAACTCAAGCAAAAACGCTGAAAAACGCAAAAGTGATCAGTTCCAGTGATCACTTTTACTGA
- a CDS encoding IS3-like element ISVch4 family transposase (programmed frameshift): MTKRTRRLFSAEFKLEAAQLVLDQNYSVTEAAQAMNVGKSTMDKWVRQLREERQGKTPKASPMTPEQIEIRELKKKLARLEEHNEIPKKSHGSLDVGLTEQFLIIKKLKQSHSVKILCEVFNVHRSSYHYWLKRPALINAETIKLRSLISEAHAASNGSAGARTIADIVTNQGVKLSRYRATKLMRTLGLVSCQEPKHRYRKASQEHIDVPNHLSRQFAVTAPNEVWAGDVTYIWTGNRWMYLAVVIDLFARKVIGWSMSLSPDSRLTGKALSMAYESRGKPKGVMFHSDQGSHYTSRKYRQLLWRFQIKQSLSRRGNCWDNAPIERFFRSLKTEWVPTVGYRSFAEAQQEITRYIIGYYCQLRPHQYNGGLTPNESERLYWENSKTMANFS; the protein is encoded by the exons ATGACAAAACGTACAAGACGGCTATTTAGCGCAGAGTTTAAGTTAGAAGCAGCGCAGCTAGTCTTAGACCAAAATTACTCAGTGACGGAAGCAGCCCAAGCCATGAATGTGGGCAAGTCCACGATGGATAAATGGGTTCGCCAGCTTAGAGAAGAACGCCAAGGGAAAACACCTAAAGCTTCACCTATGACCCCTGAGCAAATAGAAATTCGGGAATTGAAAAAGAAGCTGGCTCGCCTTGAAGAGCATAATGAAATAC CTAAAAAAAGCCACGGCTCTCTTGATGTCGGACTCACTGAACAATTCTTGATAATCAAGAAACTCAAGCAGAGCCACAGCGTAAAAATATTATGCGAAGTCTTCAATGTTCATCGAAGTAGTTATCACTATTGGCTTAAACGCCCAGCGTTAATTAATGCGGAAACAATAAAACTGCGCAGCTTGATTAGCGAGGCTCACGCCGCAAGCAATGGCTCTGCGGGAGCGAGAACCATTGCAGATATAGTCACAAATCAGGGTGTAAAGCTGAGCCGATACCGAGCAACAAAGCTAATGAGAACTCTTGGTTTAGTAAGCTGCCAAGAACCAAAGCATCGTTACAGAAAGGCTTCACAAGAACATATTGACGTTCCAAATCACTTAAGTCGTCAATTTGCTGTTACGGCTCCAAATGAAGTCTGGGCTGGCGATGTTACGTATATTTGGACTGGTAATCGGTGGATGTATTTAGCGGTCGTTATCGATCTTTTTGCCCGCAAAGTGATCGGTTGGTCAATGTCTTTGTCGCCTGATAGTCGGTTGACAGGTAAAGCGCTGTCTATGGCCTATGAATCTCGCGGAAAGCCAAAAGGTGTCATGTTCCATAGCGATCAAGGCAGTCATTATACTAGCCGTAAATACCGTCAATTACTGTGGCGCTTTCAAATAAAACAGAGTTTATCTCGCCGAGGAAACTGTTGGGATAATGCGCCGATAGAGCGCTTCTTTAGAAGTCTGAAGACGGAATGGGTGCCAACTGTGGGTTATCGTAGCTTCGCTGAGGCTCAACAAGAGATCACCCGCTACATTATCGGATATTACTGCCAACTCAGGCCACATCAGTATAACGGTGGTCTAACTCCCAATGAATCAGAACGATTATATTGGGAAAACTCTAAAACCATGGCCAATTTTAGTTGA
- a CDS encoding AAA family ATPase, with the protein MDEETNMIIQKLSVNGFKSMMSEQPIELGRVNCFIGANGVGKSNILEALGVIGAAAKGVVDDESLLRRGVRAGVPKLYKSSFASERTPAHIGISVTSSSAAEYRVSLLNPLESPDPAWSFKTEYLFDGSEEIIADGVRAKKNLNPTAGLAALRQVELSKENHGYQLMQSLKDYAIYCPNTPTLRGIAQDLQSRTPVGLSGGLLAEAFEMLRKYLIQLGDVGEDVLDEVYSLIDWVADINITSQAGSLLSDKVPRAKHLIKFTDRYMKTSRNELTAYDASEGALYVLFAAVLCLLPQSPKVFAIDNLDQALNPRLLAKLTGKLSNWLKVGGNEKQILFTAHNPAVLDGLDLSSNDIRLFAVERNSNGLTQIRRITLTPELQLLNKDYPLSRLWLMGHLGAVPNV; encoded by the coding sequence ATGGATGAAGAGACCAATATGATTATCCAAAAACTATCGGTGAACGGTTTTAAATCGATGATGTCGGAACAGCCAATAGAGCTTGGTCGAGTGAACTGCTTTATTGGTGCAAACGGGGTGGGCAAGAGCAATATCCTAGAAGCCTTAGGTGTTATCGGTGCTGCGGCGAAAGGCGTTGTTGATGATGAAAGCCTGTTGCGAAGAGGTGTTAGAGCTGGGGTCCCGAAGCTATACAAAAGTTCTTTTGCATCTGAGCGGACTCCGGCTCATATCGGCATTAGCGTTACTTCCAGTTCAGCGGCTGAATATCGAGTCTCTTTACTCAACCCACTAGAATCACCAGACCCGGCTTGGTCATTCAAAACCGAATACTTGTTCGATGGTAGTGAGGAAATCATTGCTGATGGCGTTCGAGCAAAAAAAAATCTGAACCCAACTGCGGGACTCGCTGCTTTACGTCAGGTAGAGCTTAGTAAGGAGAATCACGGTTACCAATTAATGCAGTCTCTTAAGGACTATGCGATTTATTGCCCTAACACTCCTACACTGCGAGGTATTGCCCAAGATCTTCAATCACGGACACCGGTAGGATTGAGTGGGGGTCTGCTTGCCGAAGCATTTGAAATGTTGCGCAAATATCTGATCCAATTGGGAGATGTTGGTGAAGATGTTTTGGACGAAGTTTACTCTCTTATTGATTGGGTTGCAGATATCAATATCACTTCACAGGCTGGTTCTCTGCTCTCAGACAAAGTTCCTCGAGCAAAGCACTTAATTAAGTTCACCGATAGGTACATGAAGACCAGCCGGAATGAGTTGACGGCTTATGATGCCAGTGAAGGGGCGCTTTACGTGCTTTTTGCTGCGGTATTGTGTTTATTGCCACAGTCACCGAAAGTGTTTGCGATAGATAACTTAGATCAGGCATTGAATCCGCGCCTACTCGCCAAGCTGACCGGAAAGTTGAGCAATTGGTTAAAAGTCGGTGGGAACGAAAAACAGATACTGTTCACCGCTCATAACCCTGCCGTGCTTGATGGCTTGGACTTGTCTAGCAATGACATTAGGTTGTTTGCCGTAGAGCGAAACTCAAACGGTTTGACTCAAATTAGGCGCATAACTTTGACACCCGAATTACAGCTTTTGAACAAGGACTATCCATTATCAAGACTGTGGTTAATGGGGCATTTAGGAGCCGTGCCAAATGTCTGA
- a CDS encoding M48 family metallopeptidase — protein sequence MAEVTIGNLTLDLQRKPIKNLHISVLPPDGKVRVSAPLQLSDTAIRMAVVKRLAWIRQQQADFAAQPRQSEREMCSGETHYLWGRGYRLDVVIGMESSVKLKGGKIVLAARQDITPEKRQAILQDWYRTILKKRIEPLMQQWQQRIGVEPTFVGIKRMKTKWGSCNPSTGRIWLNLELVKKPPECLEFIIVHELIHLLERHHNERFNALMRQHLPKWAEHRRTLNRLPLAFDKWGY from the coding sequence ATGGCCGAAGTGACCATTGGCAATTTGACCCTCGATTTGCAGCGCAAACCGATTAAAAACCTGCATATTTCGGTGCTACCACCTGACGGCAAAGTCCGTGTGTCTGCACCGCTGCAACTGAGTGACACAGCTATTCGCATGGCTGTGGTGAAACGCTTAGCCTGGATACGCCAGCAGCAAGCTGATTTCGCCGCGCAGCCACGCCAATCCGAACGCGAAATGTGTTCCGGCGAAACTCATTACCTCTGGGGCCGAGGCTATCGACTGGATGTGGTAATTGGCATGGAATCGAGTGTCAAACTCAAAGGCGGCAAAATAGTTCTAGCTGCTCGGCAAGATATCACGCCCGAAAAACGCCAAGCTATACTGCAAGACTGGTACCGCACAATCCTAAAAAAGCGCATCGAACCTCTGATGCAGCAATGGCAACAACGGATCGGTGTAGAGCCAACATTTGTCGGCATTAAGCGTATGAAAACCAAGTGGGGCAGTTGTAACCCCAGCACTGGCCGAATTTGGCTTAATCTGGAGCTCGTCAAAAAGCCTCCAGAATGCCTTGAGTTCATCATTGTGCATGAACTCATTCACTTACTTGAACGCCACCACAATGAGCGTTTTAACGCCTTGATGCGGCAACATCTGCCTAAATGGGCTGAGCATCGCCGAACGCTGAACCGATTACCCTTGGCATTTGATAAGTGGGGGTATTAA
- a CDS encoding type I restriction endonuclease subunit R translates to MTDVGQKEKLTQQRVIKLFTQELGYRYLGDWTDRANNRNIEEELLSKWLSERGVSAALIARALRQLDKAASLGEGKHLYYANKDVYQLLRYGVKDKESAGEQNQTIWLIDWEKPDANDFAIAEEVTVKGENKKRPDLVLYVNGIALGVIELKRSSVSVFEGIAQNLDNQKKDFIRNFFTTMQLVMAGNDTQGLRYGTIETSAKHYLEWKEDCVNPYEYILDFHISRICQKQRFLELIHDFMVFDAGRKKTCRHNQYFGINAAKKFIARREGGIIWHTQGSGKSLTMVWLAKWIRENVRDSRVLVVTDRTELDEQIEKVFSGVDEQIYRSKSGADLVDKLNKPNPWLVCSLVHKFGRHGEDDDESTANADDFISEIKKSLPADFSPKGDVFVFVDECHRTQSGLLHAAMKSILPNALFIGFTGTPLMKEDKKKSVEVFGTYIHTYKFNEAVSDGVVLDLRYEARDIDQRVKSQKKVDEWFEAKTKDLSRLGKLQIKQKWGSMQKLLSSRARLEQIVGDILMDFDTKPRLKEGRGNAMLVCASVYQACKVYEMFADAGFLGKCAIVTSYQPNAAEIKGEETGAGATEKLQKYKIYRKMLAEFFEQPEDEAAKRVEEFEQTVKKRFIEEPGQMRLLIVVDKLLTGFDAPSATYLYIDKKMADHNLFQAICRVNRLDGDDKDYGYIIDYKDLFKCLEKTVNDYTSEAFEGYDKEDVAGLLKDRLKMAKDDLDNALEAVKTLCEPVKAPKHQIDYQHYFCCQPGALEDELSEKEALRLTLYQSVSKLIRCFTNIASEMQQAGYSKGEAEVIRQEVEHYSKVRDEIKIASGDVVDMKQFEPAMRQMLDLYIDADPSETLMDFEELGLIELIVQKGAEALDGLPKDMKKNPEAMAEAIENNVRKTIVDENPVNPKYYEQMSVLLDELIKQRRQQAISYQEYLEKVRELAKKVKYPASNTSKAYPDSMDTMAKRALYDNFGSDEVLVTKIDTAVRYTKKAEWLGDRFKEKEIARAIRQETAEYNVDVQAVMELVKAQKEYH, encoded by the coding sequence ATGACTGACGTTGGCCAAAAAGAAAAACTCACCCAGCAACGGGTTATTAAGCTTTTCACCCAAGAGCTTGGCTACCGCTATCTAGGCGATTGGACTGACCGTGCCAATAACCGCAATATTGAAGAAGAACTCCTTTCTAAGTGGTTAAGCGAGCGTGGTGTGTCCGCGGCATTAATTGCCCGCGCACTGCGTCAACTCGATAAAGCCGCCAGCCTAGGCGAAGGTAAGCACCTCTATTACGCCAACAAAGACGTCTACCAACTGCTGCGCTACGGCGTAAAAGACAAAGAAAGCGCCGGTGAGCAAAACCAAACGATTTGGCTAATTGATTGGGAAAAACCGGACGCAAACGACTTTGCCATTGCTGAAGAAGTGACTGTGAAAGGTGAAAACAAAAAGCGCCCAGATTTGGTGCTGTATGTGAACGGTATCGCTTTGGGTGTGATTGAACTCAAACGCTCCAGTGTATCGGTGTTCGAAGGCATTGCGCAGAACCTCGATAATCAGAAAAAAGACTTTATCCGCAACTTTTTTACCACCATGCAGCTGGTGATGGCAGGAAACGATACCCAAGGCCTGCGCTACGGCACCATCGAAACCTCTGCCAAACATTATCTGGAGTGGAAAGAGGATTGTGTTAATCCCTATGAATACATTCTGGATTTTCATATCAGCCGCATCTGCCAAAAGCAGCGCTTTTTAGAACTGATTCACGACTTTATGGTGTTCGACGCCGGCCGTAAAAAGACCTGCCGACACAACCAGTACTTCGGTATTAATGCCGCCAAGAAATTTATCGCCCGCCGTGAAGGCGGTATTATTTGGCATACTCAAGGCTCGGGAAAGAGCTTAACCATGGTTTGGCTCGCCAAGTGGATCCGCGAAAATGTGCGTGACTCGCGTGTGTTGGTGGTAACCGACCGTACCGAATTGGATGAGCAAATAGAAAAGGTATTCTCCGGCGTTGATGAGCAAATTTACCGCAGCAAAAGCGGTGCTGATTTAGTCGATAAGCTGAATAAGCCAAACCCTTGGTTGGTCTGCTCGCTGGTGCATAAATTTGGTCGTCATGGCGAAGATGATGACGAATCAACCGCAAACGCCGATGACTTTATCAGCGAAATAAAGAAAAGCTTGCCGGCAGATTTCTCGCCCAAAGGTGATGTGTTTGTGTTTGTTGATGAATGTCACCGCACTCAGTCGGGCTTATTGCATGCTGCTATGAAAAGTATTCTGCCCAATGCGCTCTTTATCGGTTTTACCGGTACGCCGCTGATGAAAGAAGACAAGAAAAAATCAGTCGAGGTGTTTGGTACCTATATTCACACCTACAAGTTTAACGAAGCTGTGTCGGATGGTGTAGTGCTTGATTTGCGCTATGAAGCGCGTGATATCGACCAGCGGGTGAAATCACAAAAGAAAGTGGATGAATGGTTTGAGGCTAAAACCAAAGATTTATCCCGCTTAGGCAAGCTGCAAATTAAGCAAAAATGGGGCTCGATGCAAAAGCTGCTCTCCAGTCGGGCAAGGCTGGAGCAGATTGTTGGCGATATTCTGATGGATTTTGACACCAAGCCACGCCTTAAAGAGGGCCGCGGCAATGCCATGTTAGTCTGCGCCAGTGTCTATCAGGCGTGCAAAGTGTATGAGATGTTCGCTGACGCTGGGTTTCTCGGTAAATGCGCGATTGTGACCAGCTATCAGCCCAATGCTGCTGAAATTAAAGGCGAAGAAACCGGCGCCGGCGCAACCGAGAAGCTTCAAAAGTACAAGATTTACCGCAAAATGCTGGCCGAGTTTTTTGAGCAACCGGAAGACGAAGCCGCAAAACGGGTGGAAGAATTCGAGCAAACCGTTAAAAAACGCTTTATCGAAGAGCCAGGCCAAATGCGCTTACTGATTGTGGTCGATAAGCTGCTGACGGGCTTTGATGCGCCTTCCGCGACGTACTTGTACATCGATAAAAAGATGGCGGACCATAACCTGTTCCAAGCCATTTGTCGGGTCAATCGCCTGGATGGGGATGACAAAGATTATGGCTATATCATCGATTACAAAGACTTGTTCAAATGCCTGGAGAAAACCGTCAACGACTACACCAGCGAAGCCTTTGAAGGTTATGACAAAGAAGATGTCGCAGGCCTGTTGAAAGACCGGCTGAAGATGGCCAAAGATGATTTGGACAATGCGCTTGAGGCAGTGAAAACCTTGTGCGAGCCAGTCAAAGCCCCCAAGCATCAAATCGATTACCAGCATTATTTCTGCTGTCAGCCTGGGGCACTTGAAGATGAGCTCAGTGAAAAAGAGGCGCTACGTCTCACGCTTTACCAAAGCGTGTCAAAACTAATCCGCTGTTTCACCAATATTGCCAGTGAGATGCAGCAAGCCGGCTATAGCAAAGGCGAAGCCGAGGTGATCCGCCAAGAGGTTGAGCATTACAGCAAAGTGCGCGATGAAATCAAAATCGCCAGCGGTGATGTCGTCGACATGAAGCAGTTTGAGCCAGCGATGCGACAAATGCTTGATTTGTATATTGACGCCGACCCAAGCGAAACCCTGATGGATTTTGAAGAGTTGGGATTGATTGAGCTCATTGTGCAAAAAGGCGCTGAGGCTTTAGATGGCTTGCCAAAGGATATGAAAAAGAATCCTGAAGCGATGGCAGAGGCAATCGAGAACAACGTCCGTAAAACCATTGTGGATGAGAACCCAGTAAACCCGAAGTATTACGAACAGATGTCGGTGTTGCTGGATGAGCTGATTAAGCAACGCCGGCAGCAGGCGATTTCATACCAAGAGTATTTAGAAAAAGTGCGTGAACTGGCGAAGAAGGTCAAATATCCGGCCAGTAACACCAGCAAAGCCTACCCAGATAGCATGGATACTATGGCCAAACGGGCGCTGTACGATAACTTTGGAAGTGACGAAGTGCTGGTGACTAAAATCGACACCGCCGTGCGCTATACCAAAAAGGCTGAGTGGTTAGGCGACCGGTTCAAAGAAAAAGAGATCGCACGCGCCATTCGCCAGGAAACCGCCGAATATAACGTGGATGTTCAGGCCGTTATGGAGTTGGTTAAAGCGCAGAAAGAGTACCATTGA
- a CDS encoding helix-turn-helix transcriptional regulator has protein sequence MTAIEKLTQPNQLSCDRFVREAERRSITAISRSQAWKLEKEGRFPPRIKLGSRSVVWRLSDLTQWLDKQAGQYSEEA, from the coding sequence ATGACTGCCATAGAAAAACTCACCCAACCAAACCAACTCTCTTGTGACCGATTTGTCCGAGAAGCAGAGCGCCGTAGTATCACCGCTATTTCCCGCAGCCAAGCTTGGAAGCTTGAAAAAGAAGGTCGCTTCCCTCCTCGTATCAAGTTAGGTAGCCGTTCCGTCGTTTGGCGACTTTCTGACCTTACACAATGGCTAGACAAACAAGCAGGCCAATATTCGGAAGAAGCATAA
- a CDS encoding helix-turn-helix transcriptional regulator yields the protein MTFDLSRQCNKAAMPLHIISKKELANLLHVNERTIHRMVKDKRLPEPMRTVGGNNGGWLLTTILEWQKSQKGH from the coding sequence ATGACCTTCGATCTCTCTCGTCAGTGTAATAAGGCGGCAATGCCACTGCATATCATCAGCAAAAAAGAGCTCGCCAATCTGCTGCATGTCAATGAGCGCACAATCCATCGCATGGTCAAGGATAAGCGCTTACCTGAGCCTATGCGTACCGTAGGTGGCAATAATGGTGGATGGCTTCTAACTACAATCCTAGAGTGGCAAAAAAGTCAAAAAGGGCATTAA
- the fis gene encoding DNA-binding transcriptional regulator Fis, which yields MFEQNLTSEALTVTTVTSQDQITQKPLRDSVKASLKNYLAQLNGQEVTELYELVLAEVEQPLLDTIMQYTRGNQTRAATMMGINRGTLRKKLKKYGMN from the coding sequence ATGTTCGAACAAAATCTGACTTCAGAAGCTTTAACCGTTACTACCGTAACTTCACAAGACCAAATCACGCAAAAGCCACTGCGTGACTCTGTTAAAGCGTCTCTTAAAAACTACTTGGCTCAACTGAACGGCCAAGAAGTGACTGAACTGTATGAATTAGTTCTAGCTGAAGTTGAACAACCACTTCTGGACACCATCATGCAATACACTCGCGGTAACCAAACTCGCGCAGCAACTATGATGGGTATCAACCGCGGCACTCTTCGTAAGAAACTGAAAAAATACGGCATGAACTAA
- the dusB gene encoding tRNA dihydrouridine synthase DusB, translated as MKIGNYQLKNNLIVAPMAGVTDRPFRELCLRYGAGMAVSEMMSCNPALWKTAKSQNRMVHEGESGIRSVQIAGSDPQLMAEAAQFSVENGAQIIDINMGCPAKKVNKKLAGSALLRYPDVIEDILKAVVNAVNVPVTLKTRTGWDTDNKNCLSIAQLAEDCGIQALALHGRTRACMYKGEAEYDSIKAVKAAVSIPVIANGDIDSPEKARYVLEYTGADALMIGRPAQGRPWIFQEIQHFLEHGTTMPELPISEVKDIMLGHVTALHQFYGEYLGPRIARKHVSWYLQEHEQASAFRRTFNAIETADQQLDALEGYFDNVAS; from the coding sequence TTGAAAATCGGAAACTATCAACTTAAGAACAATCTGATCGTCGCCCCAATGGCGGGTGTCACCGACAGACCCTTTCGAGAGTTGTGTTTACGCTACGGGGCAGGAATGGCGGTCAGTGAAATGATGTCGTGCAATCCTGCGTTGTGGAAAACGGCCAAATCGCAAAACCGCATGGTACATGAAGGCGAATCGGGCATTCGCTCAGTACAAATTGCGGGCAGCGATCCACAGCTGATGGCCGAAGCCGCGCAGTTCAGCGTTGAAAACGGTGCGCAAATCATCGATATCAACATGGGCTGCCCAGCCAAAAAAGTAAATAAAAAGCTCGCGGGCTCTGCACTGCTGCGCTATCCGGATGTGATTGAAGACATCTTGAAAGCGGTAGTGAATGCAGTGAATGTGCCAGTCACACTCAAAACCCGAACGGGTTGGGATACAGACAATAAAAACTGTCTCTCGATTGCTCAATTAGCCGAAGACTGCGGCATACAAGCACTGGCTCTCCATGGACGAACTCGTGCCTGCATGTACAAAGGTGAGGCGGAATACGACAGCATTAAAGCGGTCAAAGCGGCTGTGAGCATTCCGGTTATTGCTAACGGTGATATCGATAGCCCGGAGAAAGCACGCTACGTACTGGAGTACACCGGTGCAGACGCTTTAATGATTGGCCGTCCTGCCCAAGGACGACCATGGATTTTTCAGGAAATCCAACACTTTTTGGAACACGGCACCACAATGCCAGAACTTCCAATTTCGGAAGTGAAAGACATCATGCTTGGTCATGTAACCGCACTCCATCAGTTTTATGGAGAGTACTTAGGCCCACGAATTGCGCGCAAACACGTGAGTTGGTACCTGCAAGAGCATGAACAAGCGAGTGCGTTTCGCCGTACCTTCAACGCCATTGAGACTGCTGACCAGCAACTCGATGCGCTCGAAGGGTATTTTGATAACGTTGCATCATAA